agATTTGTAGGAATTGGacccaaaaaatgaagagcctGATAAAAAGCGAGGGCGCGTTGACGTCGGCGCTCTTAAATAGCAACTCTCTTCGGAAgacgttttcatttctagctcATTGACCAATATTCCAACTCAAAGTGTTTCTACAATTCAAGATCTCGATAGTAATAAGGCTGGTGTTGACCACAATagttctttccaaaaaattgGAACCAGGAACCGTGCTTACAATCCttaagaaatggaagaacgtcCAACAGCTAAACTCTCACacttcacaggtatgtgttaacctATACATTTGAGTAAAACGGCCAGTTtactccattgattttcaggaaaaagctggatttatgataagaagacaaaaaccaaatcaaagttagatgaaatgaaaaagaaattaaaaaggaaaaataagaagaagaggtcctgaattgccaaacttgcacgagccaccaaggcaacATCAGTGttatcaacctctggtctttcagagtttgtcgaagcagaaattcctgaaccaagagtATGTCGGAAATTTCCGACCCTAAGAAGCCCTCACCCTTTAATtacaatttcattaatttgtcCTTAAGTACTTGTCAAAAAACGCAGATACTCTTGTCTACTTATTAAATGTGTAGCGAACCAGTTTACCCTTCAGGGCTGACGCGCAAATTGTTATCCCTCCAGGGCTGACGCGCAATTGTTATCCCTCCAGGGCTGATGCGCCAATTGTTTGTCCCCCCCACCCTCATCAAAAAATCAAGATCTTGGCCTAAGTATAGGCAGTATTCCTTTTTGTCTCAAACGGACAGGACGCATTGTTTTCAAACGGCCTAGTCTCATGTGttgcgccccccccccccacattcGTGAAACTGAATAAAGAGGCTACTCAACAAACTATACACTTAGTGAAGTTAATGTCGAGAGAAAGTTCTTGACATTTTTTGGTGCCGTAACCAGGATAAAGTCCTGTTGTGTTGGCGTTACAAACGTGACGGTTCCGACAGACCTTAGTGAGAGAGGCAAATCTCAAACCACCACGCGTGGCGATACAGACACCCCCTGCAGCAGCAGGCGTCATCAAACACAACGTAGGAACATCCACTTTCATCCATCTTCATCCACCTTCATCCACACTCATCAACACTTTATCGACATCCATCGGAGTTAAACCCACGTTTAAGGTGCCAGACTGTTACTTTTgtaaaggaggacacgacgttgtcatgttgcctccaatacggAGAAATAAACTTAAACGCGGCGCtgttactcacaatgtcgCGTATAGGTAGGCACAAGACAATACGTATTTAAGAAACGTGTATTAGAATACCACAAATAGTCAATTGGGCGAACAGGTCGAGAGGCAACGGCCTACAGTTACGCAAATATTACTTGGGCATACACTGCTACGGAAGACTAAGACAAGTAGTGAATATTACTAAGAAGGGTACTTACGCTCAGCTTGTGGGGaatgaggtagcggctcggaaggatGCTGAGGTACACACGAGATAGCTCTCTCAAGGGACGACTAACTACTGCGAGTTgtcgatggctttttataCGCTAACCATCCTATGGGACAGTGCTAAAAGATAGACGGCgatatcgggcgattttgggcgccgtggagaggtataggcgggcaaattcggaCGGTATCGACGAATTTGAACGATAGCTAAAAATCGGTCGGGCAactttaggccatttcgggcaaaCTTAGACCAACCGacataaatctatttttagccgacgtgccgggacatgtcttcgttttttattatatttctaAGGGGGTTttaaactaggttagtaagtGAAAGCTTTGAGTAACAAGGGGCTACAGGCATAagattctagtctatttgagAAAGAGAGGGTGagaaggggcttcgctagacgattcaTTACATCGCTCCCCGTCATACcagattgcgtcccgcaatccaaaagaaatttaggGCTCTCTTGGGCGGTTATTCTGCGGTCGGTACACTGCTGTaggaggggggtgggggggggttTACAACAACATTTCCATATTAAACCACAAAGTCCAAGGGCATAGCAGCCGCGAGCGAGTAAGAGGAAGGCAGCGATAAGTAGAATAATAAACGAGTATACTTTAAAATTCTCGAACCAATTGGTAAAAGTGCCGAGACCGGCTTTTTCAGCTGCCGAAACGACGATTGCGGATGCTCCTGTGTTTAGATTTGGTCCAGTCGCGGAATGTTCGTTCATGGCTGCTGTAATGTCGGCCATCACATCCATTGGGCTAACCGGCGTATCGGTATATGCGGGATTGGTTTGATGCTGGTACTCGAAGAAATCGACATCTTGGTAACGAAAAGCGTCGGCTAGGTCACGCTGCGGAACGACGACGGATGCTTCGACCAGTTGCCACGTGTTATTGCGGTAGGCATACGGTTTATCGTTGAAATTAACGATCCCACCAGTCCAGTAGCATGGCGTGAACTCTGCGAGTTCCCAACCGGATCGGCCGATGGTAGAGTTTCCGAACCGCGGCTGCGGCCCATAAATGGTGATGTCTGTCGTGAATGTAGCCGTTGTGGGAGTGCATTGGATGGCTGAGACGATGTTTCCGGTTGCGATCAGCTTAACGCACTGACGGAGACCCAGTTGTGTGGCTGCCAACCATCCATTGTATTGCGCAGTTGAAACAGCTTGTGCGTGTTTGGCGCGGCGCTGGTCGCATTGTATGCTCTGGACGATTCGGATGAGTTCGTTCTCGTGGCGGATGGCGGCATCCTCTAGATATTGGATCCTAGCGTTTTGCCGGATATTGATGTCCAGGAAGTCGTTCACGTTAGATGTGCTGTTCTTGATGATTGAAGGCACGGTGGTTGCGGTTGGTCCCAAAGGGTATGTGATGAGGAATAAATGATTGTCTCCAACCACGGTCCAACTGTCGATCTTTTTGTCGCATTTCACTGTCTGGCAACGTGACAttcgacgtacatggaagtcTAGTTGTTTGGAGTCATCTTGGAGAATCCAAGTTCCGTTTGTTGATGACTCGTACCAGTATCCTACACCTTTTTCTAGTTGCCTGAGGGAGATATCGGTTGTTTTCCCATATGTGTCGATCCAGAATAAGGTGAGGTGATTATGGGATATTGAGCCGTGCGACACGTTGGCTTTTCCCAATGGTGTGTTAATTATATCGCCTTCATCGGTTCGGGAGAGAACGACTTCTTCCAACATGCAGTTGGTGGTGACCACAGTAGTGGTCCTCAGCCAATATCCTACATCGTCTGGCTCTTGATTGAatacccatttgttttctgatATGGTCATTGGGTTCTCGTTGCATCGCTTTGACTGTCTCATGATATCGCACTCTACGGCTGTTGTTTCCATGGCGATGCGTTCTGGAACGATTATGGCTTGTCCCACGAAATTGATTGTgatgtgtttgattgatttccatCTGCCGCAGATATATCCAGGGAAGTTGAAGGCTGCCTTTTTGTCGGTCATTACTCGGTACTCCACATTAGTGTGAGAAGCGCGCGTGGCAGGCTCGCACAGACCGTCGGAGAATTGGAGAAGTCCAACTCCCGTCGGGTTATTGCAGTTGCATACCGTGGTTTGGAATGCTTCTGTCGATGAGAGCAGTAGCGTCAGTATGATAAGGGTCAGCatgatctaaaaaaaaacatcttcgTTTAACTACCATATTGCTTGGCAGtactcttttcctttttatacaATTATTGAAAGGGGGTTTACATATATGTATGGAACTACAGGGACACAAAATATCTAAGGCTACTTAGCCTTATGAGGCTGTATCTGGTCGGGTCTAAAATATCTTAGCTTATATGGGGGGAAACAACGGTTGGGGGTAATGGTCGCGCTAGAGAATTACAGGAGAAACATGGCAATGCTGCTGTGGGGAAAGGATggggaagaaaaattcatgaagAGAAGGTAGAGACAAGAGAGAGGGAATGGCCTACAGAGCTACGGTGACGTACGTTCGCGTACGCCGTTCGTATCCGTTTTTATTCAAGACATCCTGAACGTTGGGCGGAAGGGGGGTGTTTGAGGGATGGAAGGGTTGTTGGAGGGGAGTTTACAcgcatggggggggggggtaattTAAACTCTTGCGGGAGCGTGAAGAAGGACCTGGTGGGGTGGGAATGTGTTTATTAGAGATGGCTAGTGGAGAGTTCGTTGAAGTAGGAGGCGTGGGGGAATTTTATCCGTTTGTATCCGGAGCATCATACGGGGTGGCGGGAGGGAGAGAAGGTCTACGTGATCGTCGTGTCACGCGTGTAAAAAGTTGGAACATGGGTTTAACATGGGGCGTGGGGAGCCGGCAGTATGGTGCTTAGTTCGTATGGCTATATGAAGGAGGCGAGGAAAACATAGAGGGCGCACCATATTGTTGCCCGCGGCGTATCCCCGGgctagaaagaaagaagttcGGGAATAAATGGTAgtgtgggaaaagaaaaaggagtcGGTACGTGCTTTCGTATATGTATCTTCTATGTTGCAgtcactttgtttttttgtttttttttgttatgtttttttatttttttttttttgttttttttgttgtttttgtttttttgttttttttgtttttgtttttttttttgcttgtttgttcgtttctttatttcttgtttgttttcgttttttttttgtttttgtttttgttggatCATTgctgtatttatttatttattttcttttttatcttatgaaccccttttttttgtttgcgttttttttttttttttttttttactaaagaAGTTAAgaggggtttttttttgtttgtttttttgttgttattgttatcATTGAGCACATTACATGTTTAGGACAACAAATACAATGATAATGGAAAACACAAATATTAGTAGTGCTTCCCTGGCCGTTGGCAGCCATCCTGGGCTGGTTGCCGGTGGGTTGCTCGGCTGAGCCTCCATCGCCTTTCTTGCTTTGTGGATGAAATCAGTAGGTGGCCATTCCATGGTAGGAAGGCCGAACGGTGTCCATTTTCTGTTGCTCGTGCCGTTCTTCAAACGGGTCACATAGCGATCCAATGCCATGAACTTCCCCCAATCGGTGTTCCCGAATGCGTCCTCCACCAAGTGGTTCAGGCTGCAGGGGTTTGAAAAGTAGGCATCTAAGTCCGAGTCTGTTAGGCTTCCGCCTATTTTCTCGGACGGTGAGCGGTCGTCCGGCAGGCTGGCTGTCTCGTCGCTGTCGTTTGAGTTGTCCAGCTCGATGGTGCCGCTTAAAGGGGTCCCCTGCTTCCAGATGTTGTCAATGAAGCTCCAGTCTTCATCGGTAAGGGGTTCCTATTGAACGGACATGATTGTTCTGTTGGATCTGGAGGTGAAGTGGATGCTTGTTCGTCGTTTCTGGTTTGCCTAAATACTCCTTTCCGTCCCATTTTCAATGTGGCGTAGAGTTCATGAACTTGTTAGGGCGTTTCGTCCTGGTTGTAAACGGTCGCGCCGGTCCCACTTGAGTGTCTGTAGCACTTAACCTTTTCTATtagtttattgttttcctcCTAAGGTCAAAACAAGATGTTTATAAGGCCACCACTATTCGCACTGCTGTTCGTATTTTAGTTTAGATTTCTGCTATAAGACGTGTCCTTGGCCGGATCGTTGACCTGGCACGCAACCGTGGGAGGTTTTCATTCGGGGTTTCGGTAGGGTTATTGCCCACGTGTTCGGGAACCACGTCGCCTGGGGTCGACACGGTTGCACTCGTTGGTTCCAATGTAACCGCACCTTGGGGCGCACTACTTTCTAGTTCGATATCGTCCGTGACATCACTTCGGTCCACAATATTCTGGTCGAGTTCGTTTTCACTATCGGATCGTTCCTCTGCACGAGTTTGAGTAGCGATGTGCTTTCGGAATCGGTCATTTGGTTCGACCGAGGACTCGATATCTGGCATGGGTTCGTCCGTCCATAACATAGTCTCGTACAGAGGTTTAAGCCGGTTACTGTGCACTAGTTGGCAGTTGTACGAATTGTCTGCTATATCCACTGTACGATTGGAGTACACTTTGACGACACGATAAGGGCCTCGAAATTTCGATGTAAGCTTCCTATTGTCTCCTTTTTGCACAACCCGGACATCTAACAATACTCTATCTCCCGGTTTGTAATCGAATGTTTTtgcccttttgttgtattgttctttttggcgTTCTCtggctttctcattttcttctcgCGCCCGCTGAAAACTGTATCGCAGTCTTTCTAACAGCGTGTCGACGTAGCCACCCGATGGGGGTACGGCCTCGGGGACTGCTCCCAGAATTTTGTTTATGGGCATGTTACAATCCCGACCGTGCATCATGTAGTAGGGTGACTCGTTCGTGGAGGAATGAACGGATGCTCGGTACGCGAAACATATTTCCCCTAATACGTCTTCCCAATTATGATGCTGCCCGTCTACgagttcttttcttagcaTAGTCGTGAGGGTTCGGTTGaatctttccgtttccccATTGCTTGCCGGGTTATATGCCGCGGTAAATCTTTGTTCGATATTGAGTTTTTTGCAAAAGTATCTAAATAGACTGGAGGTAAAATTCGGTCCCCTATCTGAGACGATCGCTAATGGGGGTCCGTGGATTAGTACAACATTTTTATAGACGCATTCTGCCGTGGTACGGGCAGTTTGATCGGGTAGGGCGACAGCAATCACGTACTTCGTGAAGTAGTCAGTGATTACGCAAATACAGTTATTTCCGTTAGGGGAGATTGGTTGGATGGGGCCtaaaaaatctattcctaTAACCTGAAATGGGAATTTAGCTAGTTCATGTGGGAAGAGGAAGGCTCTGAGGCTGGAGTTAGTATTCGCGATGCAAATTTCACAAGCAGAGCAGTAttcttttatatcttttctCATTGTGGGCCAATAGTAATTATTCTTAACTTTTAGATAAGTTCTCAGGAAGGCAAGGTGACCTGACATGGGGTCGTCGTGCATTTGTTTTAGCACAACCCACCGTAAAGTAAGGGGCAGAATAACTTGGggatttaaaatatttctcttGCTTTTTGCCGTCGGTGTTTCTATTCTATAAAGCACACCACTtgtaatttgataaaaactaatttcttttgcccaaattggcatatttttttcgttctcttctgAAAGAACTCCGTCGTCCAGATATTTCCTTATTGCTTGGCATAATGGGTCTGCTGCTTGGCTAGCTACGATATCTATTTCTACGTTATCCGCACGAATATTGGCGACGCGAAGGCGGGACAGACAATCGGCGTTTTGGTGCACACGGCCTGGCCGGTACTTAATTTTGTAATTGGTACCAGCTAATAAGATGGCCCAACGGCCTAATCTGCCgttgttgtctttctgttCCTCCAACCATTGAAGGGGGCGGTGATCGCTAATTACTGTAAACGGTTTATCTAGTAAGTAGTGTCGGAAATGCTTAATAGAGAATACCACGGCTAATGCCTCTTTTTCTACTGTGGCGTATTTTTTTAGCATGCCGACTGGCGTATGCTATGGGTTTCTCTACGCCGTCCTGTATCTGTGAGAGGACAGAGCCGATGCCGTAATCGCTGGCGTCggtgaacaataaaaattcgagGTCAAAATTAGGGTAGGCTAATAGCGGGGGAGTGATTAACCATGTGCGGAGCTTTTCGAAAGATATTTGGTCATCATTAGTCCAAACGAAGGGTTTGTTTAATGCGTTTTTATGGGTTTTTGCGGTCAGTGGTTGAGCAATAGCTCCGAAGTTTTCGATGAAACGTCGATAATACCCCGTTAATCCTAAGAACGATCGTACTTCTTCTGCTGAAGTGGGAACTTTATAATTGGCAATTTTGTCTACCTTTTCTGGGTCAGGACCGATGCCGTCGGTGGAAATAACATGCTCAAGGTATTTTACTGATTGCTTCataaattgacatttctttagttttaattttagtcctgcATTTTTAATTAAGGTAAAGACTTCTCGAACGTCGCTCACATGACTTTCGAAGGAATCGGAAAAGATGATTACGTCATCTAAATAAACTAGAGCTTTTTGTCCTGCTACATCTCTAAGTATATGGTTCATTAATCGTTGGAAGGTAGCCGGCGCATTACACAATCCAAAAGGCATTCTAATGAATTCGTAGAGATGTTTTCTACGATAAAGGCGGTTTTCTCTTTAGATGACTCTTCTAGCTCGAtctgccaatagcctgaagccAAATCCAAAGttgtaaagaatttctttccgTATAACCGGTCTAGAGTGCTATCAATTCTGGGAAGTGGAtaagagtctttttttgttaaattatttagtTTCCTATAGTCGATGCAAAAACGCatttctcctgtttttttaACCACTAAAATTACTGGTGCTGCCCATGGGGACGTGGAATGCCGTATTACGTTTGCttgcaacatttcttttatctgcTTCTCTAATTCCTCTTTTTGGCCTTGGCCTGTACGGTAAGGTCGAAGTCGAATGGGTCCTTTTCCCTCTGTGTCGATGAAATGTGTGATTAAACTTGTACTTCCTAGCCCGGAGTCTTTTGTCGCAAATAAGTCGGTAAATTCGTTGAGAAGTGACGCCAAAggttttttatattggggGTCTACATCTGGTTCGGGTACGCATTCCTTGTCCGGAGGGTTCGCCGGAGAAGCAGACTCTTGACCTGATGATACTTTGCCTATCAGTTGACAAGAGAATTCTACCTCTCCTAGGGAACTATCCCTCGGCAGAGCATGTGCCCTATTAGATTTGTTTTCCACGACGATCTGATATTTCCCGTTATCTTTTCTAGCATTTATAAAATTGTCTATAAATATTCCCTCAGGTAAATCCATACtctgggaaaacaaaaagagggaGTTGGTGTCCATGTTATCACCATTTTCCTTAAATGTGGCCTCTACAACTTGAGAAGATCTGGGGGCAATTAGAACCCTCTTAACTAAGGTCATTGCCATTTTAACTGTCGGCTCTTGGCTTTTCGGCAATAAACCTTCTTGCTTGATTTCTTGATGACTTCCCGGTCCGTCACGGGCAAGAAATATAGTTTTAGAGCGaccatcaaaaataaattcgtGTTTGTCTGCGGCGTCCAAACCCAATATACATGCTTCAGATATACCGTTCGTGACGATAAATTCTTGGTCTAGTATATTGGCGCCGTAGACCATGGGTAGGGAAACTATCCCTAACGTGAACAATTTCTTATTGT
The window above is part of the Daphnia carinata strain CSIRO-1 chromosome 7, CSIRO_AGI_Dcar_HiC_V3, whole genome shotgun sequence genome. Proteins encoded here:
- the LOC130695606 gene encoding uncharacterized protein LOC130695606, whose translation is MLPSVAKITAFSKSAAPRLSVEIHDIPFKALFDTGAARSLLHIDIFNQIALEHQLSCSESDVELFDVHNKKLFTLGIVSLPMVYGANILDQEFIVTNGISEACILGLDAADKHEFIFDGRSKTIFLARDGPGSHQEIKQEGLLPKSQEPTVKMAMTLVKRVLIAPRSSQVVEATFKENGDNMDTNSLFLFSQSMDLPEGIFIDNFINARKDNGKYQIVVENKSNRAHALPRDSSLGEVEFSCQLIGKVSSGQESASPANPPDKECVPEPDVDPQYKKPLASLLNEFTDLFATKDSGLGSTSLITHFIDTEGKGPIRLRPYRTGQGQKEELEKQIKEMLQANVIRHSTSPWAAPVILVVKKTGEMRFCIDYRKLNNLTKKDSYPLPRIDSTLDRLYGKKFFTTLDLASGYWQIELEESSKEKTAFIVENISTNSLECLLDCVMRRLPSND